Proteins encoded within one genomic window of Prauserella marina:
- a CDS encoding ABC transporter ATP-binding protein, giving the protein MIEATQLSKRYGNTLAVDDLSFRVSSGRVTGFLGPNGAGKSTTMRMILGLDNPTSGSVHIDGKHYRELRNPLRTVGALLEAGWVHPNRSARNHLRWIARSNELPRKRVDEVLNLVGLSSVASKRAGGFSLGMLQRLGIASALLGDPEVLLFDEPVNGLDPEGIHWIRELMHTLAEEGRTVFVSSHLLSEMAQTAQDLVVIGRGKLIYQGTTDDFVSNATAQSVRIRTPQLGELKTVLDRRELTFTEADGSVTVFGSEAAALGDLAFGEGITLHELSPQRGSLEQAFMQITGEAVEFHAEERPAD; this is encoded by the coding sequence GTGATCGAGGCAACGCAGCTCTCGAAGAGGTACGGAAACACGCTGGCCGTCGACGACCTTTCGTTCAGGGTGAGCTCGGGAAGGGTCACCGGTTTCCTCGGTCCCAACGGAGCCGGGAAATCCACCACGATGCGGATGATCCTCGGCCTGGACAACCCGACGTCGGGCAGCGTGCACATCGACGGCAAGCACTATCGCGAGCTGCGGAATCCACTTCGGACTGTGGGGGCACTACTCGAAGCGGGCTGGGTTCATCCGAACCGCTCGGCCCGCAACCACCTTCGCTGGATCGCGAGATCCAACGAGCTGCCGAGGAAACGCGTGGACGAGGTACTGAACCTCGTCGGCCTCAGCTCCGTCGCGAGCAAGCGCGCCGGCGGGTTTTCACTCGGCATGTTGCAGCGGCTCGGCATCGCGAGCGCGCTGCTCGGCGACCCCGAGGTCCTGCTGTTCGACGAACCGGTCAACGGCCTCGACCCAGAAGGCATCCACTGGATCAGGGAGCTCATGCACACGCTCGCCGAAGAAGGACGCACCGTCTTCGTGTCGAGCCACCTGCTTTCCGAAATGGCGCAGACCGCACAGGATCTCGTCGTCATCGGCAGGGGCAAGCTGATCTACCAGGGGACGACGGACGACTTCGTCAGCAACGCGACGGCCCAGTCGGTGCGGATTCGCACCCCGCAGCTCGGCGAGCTGAAAACGGTGCTCGACCGGCGCGAACTGACCTTCACCGAGGCGGACGGTTCGGTGACCGTGTTCGGGTCCGAGGCCGCCGCACTCGGTGATCTCGCCTTCGGCGAGGGCATCACGCTGCACGAGCTGAGCCCGCAGCGCGGCTCCCTCGAACAGGCCTTCATGCAGATCACCGGCGAGGCGGTCGAATTCCACGCCGAGGAGCGGCCCGCCGATTAA
- the trmB gene encoding tRNA (guanosine(46)-N7)-methyltransferase TrmB yields MESEQQARLRSVVSYVKRGGRMTAGQERAWERLWPTIGRAVPELEAGPIDFETWFGRSAPVLLEIGSGMGETTSRLAASAPETNYVAVEVYEAGLGQLMLRAEKLGIGNLRLLHGDAVVLLTEHIARDSLAGVRIFFPDPWPKKRHHKRRLVQPEFVRLVADRLASGGTLHLATDWENYAEQMLEVCSAEPTLRNRFDGWAPRPEWRPVTKFEQRAEEEGRVSHDLIFEKVTSPGN; encoded by the coding sequence GTGGAAAGCGAGCAACAGGCAAGGCTCCGTAGCGTCGTCAGCTACGTCAAGCGTGGCGGGCGGATGACCGCGGGACAGGAACGCGCCTGGGAACGGTTGTGGCCGACGATCGGCAGGGCGGTGCCCGAACTGGAAGCGGGCCCCATCGACTTCGAGACCTGGTTCGGCAGGTCCGCACCCGTCCTGCTGGAGATCGGTTCCGGCATGGGGGAGACGACGTCGAGGCTCGCCGCGTCCGCTCCGGAAACCAACTACGTCGCCGTCGAGGTCTACGAAGCAGGTCTCGGTCAGCTCATGCTGCGCGCCGAGAAGCTGGGTATCGGCAACCTCCGGTTGCTGCACGGGGACGCGGTGGTCCTGCTGACCGAGCACATCGCACGGGACTCCCTCGCGGGGGTGCGGATCTTCTTCCCCGACCCGTGGCCGAAGAAGCGCCACCACAAGCGAAGGCTCGTCCAGCCCGAGTTCGTCAGGCTGGTCGCCGACCGGCTGGCTTCCGGCGGCACCCTGCATCTGGCGACCGACTGGGAGAACTACGCGGAGCAGATGCTTGAGGTGTGCTCGGCGGAGCCCACCTTGCGCAACAGGTTCGACGGCTGGGCTCCTCGCCCTGAATGGCGGCCGGTCACGAAGTTCGAGCAGCGCGCCGAAGAGGAGGGCAGGGTCAGCCACGACCTGATCTTCGAGAAGGTGACCTCTCCCGGAAATTAA
- a CDS encoding MarR family winged helix-turn-helix transcriptional regulator: protein MSNEDEQDGPVIRTAYLVKRLELAVKGHIDIAVRPHGLTATQYTALTSLRNDPGQSSAQLARRSFVSAQTMQELITSLDRRGLVTRTPSPDNRRVLHVSLTEDGEAVLAKLDDEVDRIEADMLADLDAGQISALREALGRCIRRLDTHPRH from the coding sequence ATGTCGAACGAGGACGAGCAGGATGGGCCGGTCATCCGCACGGCCTACCTCGTCAAACGACTGGAGCTGGCGGTAAAAGGTCATATCGACATAGCGGTTCGACCACACGGTCTCACCGCCACGCAGTACACCGCGCTCACCTCGCTGCGCAACGATCCCGGCCAGTCCTCGGCCCAGCTCGCGCGGCGGTCCTTCGTGAGTGCCCAGACCATGCAGGAACTGATCACCAGCCTCGACCGGCGCGGGCTGGTCACGAGAACTCCATCGCCGGACAACCGCAGGGTGCTGCACGTCAGCCTGACCGAGGACGGCGAGGCCGTGCTCGCGAAACTCGACGACGAGGTCGACCGCATCGAAGCCGACATGCTGGCCGACCTCGACGCGGGACAGATCAGCGCACTACGCGAGGCACTTGGCCGGTGCATCCGGCGACTCGACACGCATCCCCGGCACTGA
- a CDS encoding ABC transporter permease, whose product MNSGRLALRVLRVDRRSRVSAILTAVGVAVATGLVLLLVGLPFATQARADRSVWQEPSYQSGEDGSATLSLARSDDVIDGRQIQRIDVAPLGDPAAITLPPGVGALPAPGEALLSPELRKLVDDRPSSQLGDRFGEQAGVLGEEALAYPGQLVVLVGQDAADMPVTAFSQDGFATDGARADPLLQLLAGVGVVVLLVPSLVLVSSAARLTAARRERRLAALRLAGATPKQVVSMVAAETAIASVTGAIIGFAVSPGLHALARYVPWDGGTWQASDFTVPLGVSIPIVLAIPLLVLFAAVLGLRRVVRTPLGATSQHTKKPLHWWRLLPLPLAGLFFMFAISTAEEAESVVPVLGALALVIASAALVGPWVTSAIGGIFVRIWRKPSMLLAGRKLRDDPQGAYRASAGVVLAVFTGSMALTLLPSFESLGGSSSPFQDSVLYIRTDSGSAQRIAERANHELAAQGQRERASEIGEVVLTNGRSETGQQAYVLDCAAAEELLRLDMAGACAGQPGIYSPYTFSGDDLAVSAIWDGKATPLTGDVPVRPVTTKGEGIDSVPVIDPAVLPAGVLPEEVTVAVPTTSADYEVVRTALASAANGAQIESRATRLDSQDSTLADLRRVTVIGLLAAAVLGGCSAAIATAGSVLDRRKTFGALIAAGTPVNVLARALRTEAAMPAMVATIGAGVVGMLVGMGLYSLLEPGFVALSPWLLAPVVLGIGVAVLAASVCKPALKRVGAEPLAEE is encoded by the coding sequence GTGAACTCGGGCAGGCTCGCGCTGAGGGTGCTCAGGGTCGACCGGCGCAGCAGGGTCTCGGCGATCCTCACGGCGGTGGGGGTCGCCGTCGCGACCGGGCTCGTGCTGCTGCTCGTCGGACTGCCGTTCGCGACGCAGGCACGCGCCGACCGGTCGGTGTGGCAGGAGCCGTCCTACCAGTCGGGGGAGGACGGCTCCGCCACCCTTTCGTTGGCCAGAAGCGACGACGTCATCGATGGGCGGCAGATTCAGCGCATCGATGTCGCTCCGCTTGGCGATCCAGCCGCCATCACGTTGCCACCGGGAGTGGGCGCGTTGCCCGCACCAGGCGAGGCGTTGCTGTCGCCGGAACTGCGGAAGCTCGTGGACGATCGGCCTTCCTCGCAGCTTGGCGACCGCTTCGGCGAGCAGGCCGGTGTTCTCGGCGAAGAGGCGCTCGCCTATCCGGGGCAGCTCGTCGTTCTGGTCGGGCAGGACGCCGCCGACATGCCGGTGACGGCGTTCTCGCAGGACGGGTTCGCCACCGACGGCGCGAGGGCCGATCCGCTGTTGCAGCTGCTCGCCGGAGTCGGTGTCGTCGTCCTGCTCGTGCCGAGCCTCGTGCTCGTTTCGTCGGCGGCGAGGCTCACCGCGGCGAGGAGGGAGCGAAGGCTCGCCGCGCTGCGGCTGGCAGGGGCGACTCCCAAGCAGGTGGTCAGCATGGTCGCCGCCGAGACGGCCATCGCCTCCGTGACGGGTGCGATCATCGGGTTCGCGGTGAGCCCCGGGCTGCACGCGCTGGCCCGCTACGTGCCGTGGGACGGCGGAACCTGGCAGGCTTCCGACTTCACGGTGCCGCTCGGCGTCTCGATTCCGATCGTGCTGGCGATTCCGCTGCTTGTCCTGTTTGCCGCGGTACTCGGTCTGCGCAGGGTGGTCCGTACTCCGCTCGGCGCGACCTCGCAGCACACGAAGAAGCCGTTGCACTGGTGGCGGTTGCTGCCGTTGCCGCTGGCCGGTCTGTTCTTCATGTTCGCGATCTCGACGGCTGAGGAAGCGGAAAGCGTGGTGCCGGTGCTCGGTGCGCTCGCGCTCGTCATCGCGTCGGCCGCGTTGGTCGGCCCGTGGGTCACGTCGGCGATCGGCGGGATCTTCGTCAGGATCTGGCGCAAACCGTCGATGCTGCTGGCCGGCCGCAAGCTGAGGGACGATCCCCAGGGCGCCTATCGCGCCTCGGCGGGCGTCGTGCTGGCCGTCTTCACCGGATCGATGGCACTGACCCTGCTTCCTTCCTTCGAGTCGCTGGGTGGTTCGAGTTCGCCCTTCCAGGATTCGGTGCTCTACATCAGGACCGACTCCGGAAGCGCGCAGCGCATTGCCGAACGGGCCAACCACGAGCTCGCCGCTCAAGGCCAGCGGGAGCGGGCGAGCGAGATCGGCGAGGTGGTGCTGACCAACGGCCGGTCCGAAACCGGCCAGCAGGCATACGTGCTGGACTGCGCCGCGGCCGAAGAACTGCTGCGGCTGGACATGGCGGGGGCCTGCGCGGGCCAGCCCGGCATCTACAGCCCGTACACCTTCTCGGGCGACGACCTCGCGGTGAGCGCGATCTGGGACGGAAAGGCGACTCCGCTGACGGGGGACGTGCCGGTCAGGCCGGTGACGACGAAGGGAGAGGGCATCGACAGCGTGCCCGTCATCGACCCGGCCGTCCTGCCTGCCGGGGTCTTGCCGGAGGAGGTGACCGTCGCGGTCCCGACGACATCCGCCGACTACGAGGTCGTGCGGACCGCGCTGGCCAGTGCCGCGAACGGGGCGCAGATCGAGAGCAGGGCGACGCGTCTCGATTCGCAGGACTCCACGTTGGCCGATCTTCGCAGGGTCACGGTGATCGGTCTGCTCGCTGCCGCCGTGCTCGGCGGGTGCAGTGCCGCCATCGCGACCGCGGGTTCGGTGCTCGACCGGCGCAAGACCTTCGGCGCGCTGATCGCGGCGGGGACACCGGTCAACGTGCTCGCGAGGGCGCTGCGCACCGAAGCGGCCATGCCTGCCATGGTTGCGACGATCGGGGCCGGGGTCGTCGGGATGCTCGTCGGCATGGGGCTCTACAGCCTGCTTGAGCCCGGCTTCGTCGCGCTCAGTCCATGGCTGCTCGCGCCGGTCGTGCTCGGCATCGGGGTCGCCGTGCTCGCCGCCTCGGTGTGCAAGCCCGCGCTGAAGCGGGTCGGCGCGGAGCCGCTCGCCGAGGAGTGA
- a CDS encoding ABC transporter ATP-binding protein translates to MRSQTTGSMSPPATATVPALSGRGLVKRYGTQYALAGVDIDIARGEALAIVGPSGSGKTSLLHVLAGILPSDGGEVSLAGQRIDHLGETKRAELRRTEFGFVFQTGMLVAELSAEENAALPLLLGGQSRGTALTSAREWLARLGLAGKETNRPGELSGGQAQRVAIARALVHRPRVIFADEPTGALDTRTGRDTMDALLTAASDNEAAVVIVTHDAELAHSVPRMVTLRDGRVVS, encoded by the coding sequence ATGCGATCACAGACAACCGGCTCGATGAGTCCACCCGCGACAGCCACGGTGCCAGCTCTCTCCGGGAGAGGGCTCGTCAAACGCTATGGAACGCAGTACGCACTCGCCGGTGTCGACATCGACATAGCCAGAGGTGAGGCGCTTGCGATCGTGGGCCCTTCCGGTTCGGGCAAGACGTCGCTGCTGCACGTCCTCGCCGGAATCCTGCCTTCGGACGGCGGTGAGGTCTCGCTCGCCGGCCAGCGCATCGACCACCTCGGCGAGACCAAACGTGCCGAACTGCGGCGCACCGAGTTCGGGTTCGTCTTTCAGACCGGAATGCTCGTCGCCGAACTGAGCGCCGAGGAAAACGCGGCGCTACCGCTGCTGCTGGGCGGTCAGTCGAGGGGGACGGCCCTCACTTCGGCGAGGGAATGGCTGGCCAGGCTTGGTCTCGCCGGCAAGGAAACCAACCGTCCGGGTGAGCTTTCCGGCGGGCAGGCACAGCGGGTCGCGATCGCGCGAGCGCTGGTTCACCGGCCGAGGGTCATCTTCGCCGACGAGCCCACCGGCGCGCTCGACACCCGTACCGGTAGGGACACCATGGATGCCCTGCTCACGGCGGCATCGGACAACGAGGCGGCGGTCGTCATCGTGACGCACGACGCCGAACTCGCCCACTCCGTTCCCCGAATGGTGACTTTGCGTGACGGCAGGGTGGTCTCGTGA
- a CDS encoding sensor histidine kinase — protein MVQRPVRLKVSAALQWLGLSGIVLVAAVLCDLLIILSASFDDAGPKGSDLLLLPGILAFSACALWARSQPITASWAGAVVLVGSTMLIYVSNALPYTALLAHISFAETVAGFEMVYFCFRLARGGIAVTTTIALVSATLIAVFGRSGHNYADRAIQTAIGGAILLTIAIALGIQSRQAEVRPERSAAVELLRHQWPLVGGLTLALFLEMFEAAPIGVAGAAIVICSAIAAGSAVLAIRRPALWAVVLSLTILLSAAAVHLGHVGLGYPLLGGLPITQVIAGISMVVTLVRYTSANVAGGYIIGLSGAVAVAALLNGPTSNDSSLRAMVLAALLLLGIAVATGLYFKARDSERDKTVRSAVSDAQTAERMALARELHDVVAHHVTGIVVQAQAAKMVGEKDPRIVVDALGQIENAGVEALAAMRRLVRSMRGDAPAGTNEFSEQATTDLAADLRRIVDAENHRVPTRIELDIPADLPQEVARSALRLVQESLTNVGKHATGATLVRVSVKVRGEELHIVVADNGNGEHRKPPGGSSGYGLIGMRERVELLRGRLSAGPAPGGGWLVEVWLPLTGGTEGESTA, from the coding sequence GTGGTCCAACGTCCTGTCCGTCTCAAGGTGTCAGCAGCTCTACAGTGGCTCGGCCTTTCCGGCATCGTGCTGGTCGCCGCCGTCCTCTGCGACCTGCTGATCATCCTTTCCGCGAGCTTCGACGACGCGGGACCGAAGGGGTCCGACCTGTTGCTGCTGCCGGGGATCCTCGCGTTCTCGGCATGCGCGCTGTGGGCCCGTAGCCAGCCGATCACCGCTTCCTGGGCCGGAGCGGTCGTGCTGGTCGGCTCGACGATGCTGATCTACGTCTCCAACGCCTTGCCCTATACGGCACTGCTCGCGCACATCTCGTTCGCGGAAACCGTCGCGGGCTTCGAAATGGTCTACTTCTGCTTCCGGCTCGCCAGGGGCGGCATCGCCGTCACCACGACCATCGCGCTGGTGTCGGCGACGCTCATCGCCGTTTTCGGCAGGTCGGGACACAACTACGCCGACAGGGCCATCCAGACCGCCATCGGCGGGGCCATTCTGCTCACGATCGCCATCGCGCTGGGTATCCAGTCCCGGCAGGCGGAGGTGCGGCCCGAACGCAGCGCGGCCGTCGAACTGCTGCGTCACCAGTGGCCGCTGGTCGGCGGGCTGACGCTCGCACTGTTCCTCGAAATGTTCGAGGCGGCGCCGATCGGTGTCGCGGGAGCCGCGATCGTCATCTGCTCCGCGATCGCGGCAGGCAGTGCCGTTCTCGCCATCCGCCGCCCGGCCCTGTGGGCCGTCGTCCTCTCCCTCACGATCCTGCTCTCGGCGGCCGCGGTGCACCTCGGGCACGTCGGGTTGGGCTACCCGCTGCTCGGCGGCCTGCCGATCACGCAGGTGATCGCGGGGATCTCGATGGTCGTCACCCTCGTCAGGTACACGTCGGCCAACGTGGCAGGCGGATACATCATCGGCCTGAGCGGCGCCGTCGCGGTCGCCGCGCTGCTGAACGGACCCACCAGCAACGACAGCTCGCTCAGGGCCATGGTGCTCGCCGCGTTGCTGCTGCTCGGCATCGCCGTCGCGACGGGTCTCTACTTCAAGGCCCGCGACTCGGAACGGGACAAGACCGTGCGCTCGGCGGTGAGCGACGCGCAGACCGCTGAACGCATGGCACTGGCGAGGGAACTGCACGACGTCGTCGCCCATCACGTCACCGGCATCGTCGTGCAAGCGCAGGCCGCGAAGATGGTCGGCGAGAAGGACCCGCGCATCGTGGTCGACGCGCTGGGCCAGATCGAGAACGCCGGTGTCGAAGCGCTGGCCGCCATGCGCAGGCTCGTGCGCAGCATGCGCGGCGACGCCCCCGCTGGAACGAACGAATTCAGCGAGCAGGCGACCACCGACCTCGCCGCCGACCTTCGCAGGATCGTCGACGCGGAAAACCACCGCGTACCAACGCGGATAGAACTCGACATTCCAGCCGACCTTCCGCAGGAGGTTGCCCGCTCGGCACTGCGGCTCGTCCAGGAGTCGCTGACCAACGTCGGCAAGCACGCGACGGGGGCGACTCTGGTCAGGGTTTCCGTCAAGGTGCGCGGCGAGGAGCTGCACATCGTGGTCGCGGACAACGGCAACGGTGAACACAGGAAGCCGCCGGGCGGATCGAGTGGCTACGGTCTCATCGGGATGCGCGAACGGGTCGAACTGCTTCGCGGCAGGCTGTCCGCGGGACCCGCGCCAGGTGGTGGTTGGCTTGTCGAAGTGTGGCTGCCACTCACGGGCGGCACGGAAGGAGAGAGCACAGCGTGA
- a CDS encoding response regulator, whose product MIRVLIADDQDMVRIGFRMILDAQDDIEVVADVADGIEAVRKARELRPDVCLLDIRMPGMDGLQVTKQLAGPDVADPLKVVVVTTFDLDEYVHTALQGGASGFLLKDAGPALLLEAIRAAARGDALVSPQITVRLLRHFGEQPPSRKAAEQPAEPLTARELDVVKAAARGLTNTEIGTELYLSLSTVKTHLASVQGKIGARNRVEIAAWAWRNGVVDPD is encoded by the coding sequence GTGATCCGGGTACTGATCGCCGACGACCAGGACATGGTGCGCATCGGGTTTCGGATGATTCTCGACGCGCAGGACGACATCGAGGTGGTCGCCGACGTCGCCGACGGCATCGAAGCCGTCCGCAAGGCCCGCGAACTACGACCCGACGTGTGTTTGCTGGACATCCGGATGCCGGGCATGGACGGCCTCCAGGTGACCAAACAACTGGCAGGCCCCGACGTCGCCGATCCGCTGAAGGTCGTCGTCGTCACCACGTTCGACCTCGACGAGTACGTGCACACCGCGCTACAGGGAGGGGCATCGGGCTTCCTGCTGAAGGACGCGGGACCCGCGCTGCTACTCGAAGCCATTCGGGCGGCCGCTCGCGGCGACGCCCTGGTGTCCCCGCAAATCACCGTGCGACTGCTGCGGCACTTCGGCGAGCAACCGCCGTCGAGGAAAGCCGCCGAGCAACCGGCTGAACCGTTGACCGCGCGCGAACTGGACGTCGTCAAGGCGGCAGCGAGGGGACTGACCAACACGGAAATCGGCACCGAGCTGTACCTCTCGCTGTCGACGGTCAAGACCCATCTCGCTTCGGTGCAGGGAAAGATCGGTGCTCGCAACAGGGTCGAGATCGCGGCGTGGGCATGGCGAAACGGTGTCGTCGATCCGGATTGA
- a CDS encoding amidohydrolase family protein, with protein MTKRLRSPVVLPVDPACSVVRDGVVDIDDAGRIGYCGRQADAPALSDGDATVDLPGILLPGLINAHAHSPMVLFRGMGGDLPLLRWLREIIWPAEAKLRPEDVRAGMLLGSIEMLRRGITTSAEMYTCPEQIADAVLTTGARTVLGGPIIDLPGFDWRAMIANTERWIDTDGLRFGDGDRVELSYAAHSAYMLPQEALSLVAKSASARGALVQIHVAEAADEDAAQRAEHGSVPLLLEKTGLLEGRLLAAHAVHLSDEDIALLAAGGAGVAHCPGSNAKLASGIARLAELRAAKVRVGLGTDGPASNDDLDLWEEIQLSAMLARLATQDSTVVTAADALTMATRGGADALGRDDLGALEQGRWADIVHIDLDDPAFATGLDVPDDQLLANLVWAAGSRRVTDVWVAGDHVVSEGESTRADRAAAQAGIATTSARLRG; from the coding sequence ATGACCAAGCGTTTGCGTTCTCCTGTCGTATTGCCCGTCGATCCCGCGTGCTCCGTGGTGAGGGACGGCGTCGTGGACATCGACGACGCGGGCCGCATCGGCTACTGCGGCAGGCAAGCGGACGCACCGGCCCTCTCCGACGGCGACGCGACCGTCGACCTTCCCGGAATCCTGCTGCCAGGCTTGATCAACGCGCACGCGCACAGTCCCATGGTCCTGTTCAGGGGCATGGGCGGCGACCTTCCGTTGCTGCGCTGGCTTCGCGAGATCATCTGGCCTGCCGAGGCGAAGCTGAGGCCGGAGGACGTGCGCGCGGGGATGCTTCTCGGCTCGATCGAGATGCTGCGTCGCGGTATCACCACGAGCGCGGAGATGTACACCTGTCCTGAGCAGATCGCCGACGCCGTGCTGACGACGGGGGCGAGGACGGTACTCGGCGGGCCCATCATCGATCTTCCCGGTTTCGACTGGCGCGCGATGATCGCGAACACCGAGCGGTGGATCGACACCGACGGACTTCGCTTCGGTGACGGCGACCGCGTCGAGTTGTCGTACGCCGCGCACTCGGCGTACATGCTTCCGCAGGAAGCGCTCTCGCTTGTCGCGAAGTCGGCTTCGGCGAGGGGAGCACTCGTGCAGATCCACGTCGCCGAGGCGGCCGACGAGGACGCGGCACAACGCGCCGAACACGGTTCCGTCCCGCTGCTGCTTGAGAAAACCGGGCTGCTCGAAGGCAGGTTGCTCGCCGCGCACGCCGTCCATCTGTCCGATGAGGACATCGCGCTACTCGCGGCAGGCGGTGCGGGCGTCGCGCACTGCCCAGGTTCCAACGCGAAGCTCGCCTCCGGCATCGCGCGGCTTGCCGAGCTGCGAGCCGCGAAAGTCAGGGTCGGACTCGGCACGGACGGCCCTGCCAGCAACGACGACCTCGACCTTTGGGAGGAAATCCAGCTCAGCGCCATGCTCGCGAGGCTGGCGACGCAGGACTCCACTGTGGTCACCGCGGCCGACGCGCTGACCATGGCGACAAGGGGCGGTGCCGACGCGCTCGGCCGCGACGACCTCGGTGCGCTCGAACAGGGCCGGTGGGCCGACATCGTGCACATCGACCTCGACGACCCCGCGTTCGCCACCGGTCTCGACGTACCCGACGACCAGCTACTCGCCAACCTGGTGTGGGCGGCAGGCTCGCGGAGGGTCACCGACGTGTGGGTCGCCGGCGATCACGTGGTCTCCGAAGGCGAATCGACAAGGGCCGATCGCGCTGCCGCGCAAGCAGGGATCGCGACCACGTCGGCACGGCTGCGCGGCTGA
- a CDS encoding SDR family oxidoreductase, giving the protein MADQPLALVTGASRGIGAAVARALAPTHRLLLGGRDETALAGVAEGLPSAKPWRVDLTDPAAIADAAGRIDELSVLVHSAGVAKLGTVAESGADAWRDNFEVNLVAVAELTRLLLPALRAARGHVVLINSGQGLSARPGWGPYAASKFALRAFADVLRAEEEPNGLRVTSVFPGRTDTDMQRSVVEGEGGEYTPSNYLLPDSVAAAVSGAVTASDDAHLTELVIRPRPR; this is encoded by the coding sequence ATGGCTGATCAACCGCTCGCGCTGGTCACCGGCGCATCCCGGGGTATTGGCGCCGCCGTCGCGCGCGCGCTCGCACCGACGCACCGGCTGCTGCTCGGCGGTCGCGACGAGACCGCGCTCGCCGGGGTCGCGGAAGGGCTGCCTTCGGCGAAGCCGTGGCGAGTGGATCTCACCGACCCGGCCGCCATCGCCGACGCGGCGGGCCGCATCGACGAACTGTCCGTACTCGTGCACTCGGCAGGCGTCGCCAAGCTGGGCACCGTCGCCGAATCGGGCGCGGACGCGTGGCGCGACAATTTCGAGGTCAACCTCGTCGCGGTCGCCGAACTGACCAGGCTGCTGCTGCCCGCGCTCAGGGCGGCACGCGGGCACGTCGTGCTGATCAACTCGGGTCAGGGGCTTTCGGCGAGGCCGGGTTGGGGGCCCTACGCGGCGAGCAAATTCGCGCTGCGCGCGTTCGCCGACGTGTTGCGTGCGGAGGAAGAACCCAACGGGCTGAGGGTGACCTCCGTGTTTCCCGGCCGCACCGACACCGACATGCAGCGTTCGGTCGTCGAAGGCGAGGGCGGTGAGTACACGCCGTCGAACTACCTGCTCCCCGATTCCGTCGCCGCCGCCGTCTCCGGTGCGGTGACGGCGAGCGACGACGCCCACCTGACCGAGTTGGTCATCCGGCCACGTCCGCGGTAG